In Xanthomonas sacchari, a genomic segment contains:
- a CDS encoding M1 family metallopeptidase: MNPVLRRAAFAAACLPLVAAAQAGTATPATASATADRPGAYDPQALFAPLQLPHPANAYRSGGGVPGPQYWQNRVDYDLHATLEPATHTLRGQETITYSNRSPDALDVLWLQLDQNLYRADARARTLRAARADRPAPQTTDGYRIARVELEQGGKRVPATFLIDDTRMRVNLPQPLDSGKALKLHIDYAYTVPGIWGGRTAVTPTADGDIYEIAQWYPRMAVYDDLRGWDTQPYLGAEFYLEYGDFDYAVTVPWDYLVAGSGELVNPAQVLTATQRQRLAQAAASDRTVTIRGADEIGAAASRPSASGTQTWRFHMDHTRDVAFAASPAFVWDAARINLPEGKHALAMSVYPRSAVGTDKWGRSTEFVKASIEHFSQWYPYPWPAAVNLGGHGAGMEYPGIVFDDMEDGGKQLFWITAHELGHGWFPMIVGSNERRHAFMDEGFNTFIDVYASDAINHGEFAPKRDGEYAPGGGNPVDEILPLLADAQAPTLLDRADATSETYRHPLTYFKGALGLVLLREQILGPARFDPAFRRYIASWAYKHPTPSDFFRLMESESGEDLSWWWRGWYFNNWQLDMGVRAAAYVDHDPAKGLLVTLRSRQKLVMPATLRIDFADGSHLDQRVPVETWMQQVQPQIRVPSTQKVLHVTLDPDHVLPDADRSDNRLDTVS; encoded by the coding sequence ATCCGCAGGCGCTGTTCGCGCCGCTGCAGTTGCCGCACCCAGCCAACGCCTACCGCAGCGGCGGCGGCGTGCCGGGCCCGCAGTACTGGCAGAACCGCGTCGACTACGACCTGCACGCCACCCTGGAGCCGGCCACGCACACGCTGCGCGGCCAGGAGACCATCACCTACAGCAACCGCAGCCCGGACGCGCTGGACGTGCTGTGGCTGCAGCTGGACCAGAACCTGTACCGCGCCGATGCCCGCGCCCGCACCCTGCGTGCCGCGCGCGCGGACCGGCCCGCGCCGCAGACCACCGACGGTTACCGCATCGCCAGGGTGGAACTGGAGCAGGGCGGCAAGCGCGTGCCGGCGACCTTCCTGATCGACGACACGCGCATGCGCGTGAACCTGCCGCAGCCGCTGGACAGCGGCAAGGCGCTCAAGCTGCACATCGACTACGCCTACACCGTCCCCGGCATCTGGGGCGGCCGTACCGCGGTCACCCCCACCGCCGACGGCGACATCTACGAGATCGCGCAGTGGTATCCGCGCATGGCCGTGTACGACGACCTGCGCGGCTGGGACACGCAGCCCTACCTGGGGGCGGAGTTCTACCTGGAGTACGGCGATTTCGACTACGCGGTGACGGTGCCGTGGGACTACCTGGTCGCCGGTTCCGGCGAACTGGTGAACCCGGCGCAGGTGCTCACCGCCACCCAGCGCCAGCGCCTGGCGCAGGCGGCCGCCAGCGACCGCACGGTGACCATCCGCGGCGCCGACGAGATCGGCGCCGCGGCCAGCCGGCCCAGCGCCAGCGGCACCCAGACCTGGCGCTTCCACATGGACCACACCCGCGACGTGGCCTTCGCCGCCTCGCCGGCGTTCGTCTGGGATGCGGCGCGGATCAACCTGCCCGAGGGCAAGCATGCGCTGGCGATGTCGGTGTATCCGCGCAGCGCGGTGGGCACCGACAAGTGGGGCCGCTCCACCGAGTTTGTGAAAGCCTCGATCGAACACTTCTCGCAGTGGTACCCGTACCCCTGGCCGGCGGCGGTGAACCTGGGCGGCCATGGCGCCGGCATGGAGTATCCGGGCATCGTCTTCGACGACATGGAGGACGGCGGCAAGCAGCTGTTCTGGATCACCGCGCACGAACTGGGCCACGGCTGGTTCCCGATGATCGTCGGCTCCAACGAGCGCCGCCATGCGTTCATGGACGAGGGCTTCAACACCTTCATCGACGTCTACGCCTCCGACGCGATCAACCACGGCGAATTCGCACCCAAGCGCGACGGCGAGTACGCGCCCGGCGGCGGCAACCCGGTGGACGAGATCCTGCCGTTGCTGGCCGACGCGCAGGCGCCGACCCTGCTCGATCGCGCCGACGCCACCAGCGAGACCTACCGGCATCCGCTGACCTACTTCAAGGGCGCGCTGGGCCTGGTGCTGCTGCGCGAACAGATCCTCGGCCCGGCGCGCTTCGATCCGGCGTTCCGCAGGTACATCGCCAGCTGGGCCTACAAGCATCCGACGCCGTCGGATTTCTTCCGGCTGATGGAGAGCGAGTCCGGCGAGGACCTGAGCTGGTGGTGGCGCGGCTGGTACTTCAACAACTGGCAGCTGGACATGGGCGTGCGCGCGGCCGCCTATGTCGACCACGACCCCGCCAAGGGCCTGCTGGTGACCCTGCGCAGCCGCCAGAAGCTGGTGATGCCGGCGACCTTGCGCATCGATTTCGCCGACGGCAGCCACCTGGACCAGCGCGTGCCGGTGGAGACCTGGATGCAGCAGGTCCAGCCGCAGATCCGCGTGCCGAGCACGCAGAAGGTGCTGCACGTGACCCTGGATCCGGATCATGTGCTGCCCGACGCCGACCGCAGCGACAACCGCCTCGATACGGTGAGCTGA
- a CDS encoding pectate lyase family protein, whose amino-acid sequence MQQQFRRGALALALAAGATPAFAGPVGYGANTTGGGNAIPVNVATMEAMQAAIDNYAGSGGLVLHYTGSFNFASITDVCTQWKLPAKTVQIKNKRDITIQGANGSSANFGVRVVGNAHNVIIRNMTIGLLPGGEDADSIALEGNSSGQPSNIWIDHNTIFASLTKCPGAGDASFDGGIDMKKGVNHVTVSYNYIHDYQKVALNGYSDSDTQNAAARTTYHHNRFENVESRLPLQRRGLSHIYNNYFNNVFTSGINVRMGGVALIEANYFENIKNPVTSRDSSEIGYWDLINNYVGNGITWTVPESTSKPYANATTWISSKTYPEPLGYLYTAIPAAQVKAKVIATAGAGTHLAE is encoded by the coding sequence ATGCAGCAGCAATTCCGCAGGGGCGCACTGGCGCTCGCGTTGGCCGCAGGCGCCACCCCGGCCTTCGCCGGCCCCGTCGGTTACGGGGCCAATACCACCGGCGGCGGCAATGCCATCCCGGTCAATGTCGCCACGATGGAGGCGATGCAGGCGGCGATCGACAACTACGCCGGTTCCGGTGGCTTGGTGCTCCACTACACCGGCAGCTTCAACTTCGCCAGCATCACCGACGTGTGCACCCAATGGAAACTGCCGGCCAAGACCGTGCAGATCAAGAACAAGCGCGACATCACCATCCAGGGCGCCAACGGCTCCTCGGCCAATTTCGGCGTGCGCGTGGTCGGCAACGCGCACAACGTCATCATCCGCAACATGACCATCGGCCTGCTGCCCGGCGGCGAGGATGCCGATTCGATCGCGCTGGAAGGCAATTCCAGCGGCCAGCCGTCCAACATCTGGATCGACCACAACACGATCTTCGCCTCGCTGACCAAGTGCCCGGGCGCGGGCGACGCCTCCTTCGACGGCGGCATCGACATGAAGAAGGGCGTCAACCACGTCACCGTGTCGTACAACTACATCCACGACTACCAGAAGGTCGCACTCAACGGCTACAGCGACAGCGACACCCAGAACGCCGCCGCACGCACCACCTATCACCACAATCGCTTCGAGAACGTGGAATCGCGCCTGCCGCTGCAGCGGCGCGGGCTCAGCCACATCTACAACAACTACTTCAACAACGTCTTCACCTCCGGCATCAACGTGCGCATGGGCGGGGTGGCGCTGATCGAAGCCAACTACTTCGAGAACATCAAGAACCCGGTCACCTCGCGCGACAGCAGCGAGATCGGCTATTGGGACCTGATCAACAACTACGTCGGCAACGGCATCACCTGGACCGTGCCGGAGAGCACCAGCAAGCCCTACGCCAACGCCACCACCTGGATTTCGTCCAAGACCTATCCCGAGCCGCTGGGCTACCTGTACACGGCGATTCCCGCCGCGCAGGTCAAGGCCAAGGTCATCGCCACCGCCGGCGCCGGCACCCATCTGGCGGAGTGA
- a CDS encoding methyl-accepting chemotaxis protein — MIGFLQRYNVGTRLASAFGVLILLSCTLVVAGLLTLKQARELMDTIVNRRMQIFAYASEMRSASSQIAINLRNIVLPTSHEENEGFARVIEQQRQYYEQTHDKLYAIPNTSPVGVQMRKTIDAAYQRTRSANQEVLDLGMADKDAEALKVLMSKAAPATNLWREAIDTYANRQREQSAKAYASAQVAMGRGRALLLAGGAIVVLVSGVLAWLITRSLTVPLTRATRVAEDIANGKLDNDVRTDARDETGRLMVAMQGMQQQVRNLIGAQLEMAKRHDAGEVSHRIEVQAFPGDYGRMAAETNALVASHLAVKNRLAQIMGRYAIGDLSQDMDRLPGEEAVLSQTMDEVKANLSAMNGQIKQLAIAAADGDFSARGDAERFQYDFRVMVESLNQLMATADGNLQALSTLLQAIAAGDLTARMHGDFSGVFAQMRDDANATAEQLAGIVGRIKHSAVSINAAASEIASGNDDLSRRTEQQAASLEETAASMEELTSTVRQNAEHARQANQLAVGAAAVASQGGAVVGQVVDTMSGIEASSKKIADIISVIDGIAFQTNILALNAAVEAARAGDQGRGFAVVATEVRTLAQRSANAAKEIKTLIDDSVSRVAEGSALVDQAGKTMSEIVSSVQRVTDIMGEISAASQEQTAGIEQVNQTVTQMDEGTQQNAALVEEASAAARSMEQQAVELSQAVALFKLDAAAAAPVAQAPRRQASATSAGKRSVRPAVATATAAPVRHAAQPAAAVALDTDWQEF; from the coding sequence ATGATCGGATTCCTTCAGCGCTACAACGTCGGGACGCGGCTCGCATCCGCCTTCGGCGTCCTCATCCTGCTCTCCTGTACGCTCGTCGTCGCGGGCCTGCTCACGTTGAAGCAGGCCCGCGAACTGATGGATACCATCGTCAATCGACGCATGCAGATCTTCGCCTACGCCAGCGAAATGCGCAGCGCCAGTTCGCAGATCGCGATCAACCTGCGCAATATCGTGCTGCCGACCTCCCATGAAGAGAACGAGGGTTTCGCCAGGGTCATCGAGCAGCAGCGCCAGTACTACGAGCAGACCCACGACAAGCTGTACGCGATTCCCAACACCAGTCCGGTCGGCGTGCAGATGCGCAAGACGATCGACGCTGCCTACCAGCGCACACGCAGTGCCAACCAGGAGGTGCTGGATCTCGGCATGGCCGACAAGGACGCAGAGGCGCTGAAGGTGCTGATGAGCAAGGCGGCGCCGGCGACCAATCTGTGGCGCGAGGCGATCGACACCTACGCCAACCGGCAGCGCGAGCAAAGCGCCAAGGCGTATGCGAGCGCCCAGGTGGCGATGGGCCGCGGCCGTGCCTTGCTGCTGGCCGGCGGCGCCATCGTGGTTCTGGTCAGCGGTGTGCTGGCCTGGTTGATCACGCGTAGCCTGACCGTGCCGCTGACCCGCGCTACCCGCGTTGCCGAGGACATCGCCAACGGCAAGCTCGACAACGACGTGCGTACCGATGCCCGCGACGAGACCGGCCGTCTGATGGTGGCGATGCAGGGCATGCAGCAACAGGTGCGCAACCTGATCGGCGCACAACTGGAGATGGCCAAGCGCCACGACGCGGGCGAAGTCAGCCACCGTATCGAAGTGCAGGCCTTCCCCGGCGACTACGGGCGCATGGCCGCCGAGACCAATGCATTGGTGGCCTCGCATCTGGCGGTCAAGAACCGCCTGGCGCAGATCATGGGCCGCTATGCGATCGGCGACCTGTCGCAAGACATGGACCGATTGCCTGGCGAGGAAGCGGTGCTGAGCCAGACCATGGACGAGGTCAAGGCCAACCTGTCGGCGATGAATGGGCAGATCAAGCAGCTGGCGATCGCCGCCGCCGACGGCGACTTCAGCGCGCGCGGCGACGCCGAGCGCTTCCAGTACGACTTCCGGGTGATGGTGGAGAGCCTGAACCAACTGATGGCCACCGCCGACGGCAACCTGCAGGCGCTGTCGACGCTGCTGCAGGCGATCGCCGCAGGCGACCTGACCGCACGCATGCACGGCGACTTCAGCGGCGTGTTCGCGCAGATGCGCGACGACGCCAATGCCACCGCCGAACAACTGGCCGGCATCGTCGGCCGCATCAAGCACTCGGCGGTATCGATCAACGCCGCGGCCAGCGAGATCGCCTCCGGCAACGACGACCTGTCGCGCCGTACCGAGCAGCAGGCCGCCAGCCTGGAAGAGACCGCCGCCTCGATGGAGGAACTGACCTCCACCGTGCGCCAGAACGCCGAGCATGCGCGCCAGGCCAACCAGCTGGCGGTCGGTGCCGCCGCGGTGGCCTCGCAGGGCGGCGCGGTGGTCGGTCAGGTGGTCGACACCATGAGCGGCATCGAGGCCTCGTCGAAGAAGATCGCCGACATCATCAGCGTCATCGACGGCATCGCCTTCCAGACCAATATCCTGGCCTTGAACGCGGCGGTGGAAGCCGCGCGTGCGGGCGACCAGGGCCGCGGTTTTGCGGTCGTCGCCACCGAAGTGCGCACGCTGGCGCAGCGCTCGGCCAATGCCGCCAAGGAGATCAAGACGCTGATCGACGACTCGGTCAGCCGCGTTGCCGAAGGCTCGGCGCTGGTCGACCAGGCCGGCAAGACGATGTCCGAGATCGTCAGCTCGGTGCAACGCGTCACCGACATCATGGGCGAAATCTCCGCGGCCTCGCAGGAACAGACGGCCGGCATCGAGCAGGTCAACCAGACCGTCACCCAGATGGACGAGGGCACGCAGCAGAACGCGGCGTTGGTGGAAGAGGCCAGTGCGGCGGCGCGTTCGATGGAGCAGCAGGCGGTGGAACTGAGCCAGGCGGTGGCGCTGTTCAAGCTGGACGCCGCGGCGGCCGCGCCGGTGGCGCAGGCGCCGCGGCGCCAGGCCAGCGCGACGTCGGCGGGCAAGCGCAGCGTCCGCCCGGCGGTGGCCACGGCCACCGCCGCACCGGTACGGCACGCGGCGCAGCCGGCTGCGGCCGTGGCGCTGGACACGGACTGGCAGGAATTCTGA
- a CDS encoding methyl-accepting chemotaxis protein — MIAFLQRYNVGARLATAFGILILLSSALVVAGLFTLFQARERLDGIVNRNIVSIRTSNEMLNACSLIAVNVRNIVLPTSQEDNLRFARVITEQRARYLAARKRVGDIPSSAQSQAVLAEVDRTRQMTVDINNRVMDLGMHGKPDEALALLMAQSAPLTQKWQDAIARYADLQASRSSEAYAAATAAMARGRAMLIAGGLAVVLVSSLLAWMITRSLTVPLARATRAAEAIADGRLDNDVATDARDEPGRLLLAMGRMQTQLQRFSHETALMIELHADKDMRHRMPQDFPGVYGELSKGINTMMFEHLDAIVDAIDVLNEYANGDLRRDARRLPGSRAVLHESMDAAKASLLAINTEIKRLAAAAAAGDFSARGDADRFQHDFRLMVQDLNAMMEVSDRNLGKLSSLLQSIASGDLTARMQGDFQGVFAQMRDDANATADQLTGIVGRIQTAAVSINAAASEIATGNDDLSRRTEQQAASLEETAASMEELTSTVKQNAEHARQANQLASGAAAVASQGGAVVGQVVETMSGIEASSKKIADIIGVIDGIAFQTNILALNAAVEAARAGEQGRGFAVVASEVRTLAQRSANAAKEIKALIDDSVTRVAEGSSLVDQAGSTMQEIVASVQRVTDIMGEISAASQEQSAGIEQVNQTVTQMDESTQQNAALVEEATAAARSMEQQSVELTQAVALFKLEGTHAAAPSPAPSPSRARNVAPTTTRSPRPQTAAAPARRAPAFAAAVALDKDWQEF; from the coding sequence ATGATTGCTTTCCTTCAGCGCTACAACGTTGGCGCCCGGCTCGCCACCGCGTTCGGCATCCTCATCCTGCTGTCCTCGGCGCTGGTCGTCGCCGGGCTGTTCACCCTGTTCCAGGCGCGCGAGCGGCTGGACGGCATCGTCAACCGCAACATCGTCTCGATCCGCACCTCCAACGAGATGCTCAACGCGTGTTCGCTCATCGCCGTGAACGTGCGCAACATCGTGTTGCCGACCTCCCAGGAAGACAATCTGCGTTTCGCCAGGGTCATCACCGAACAGCGCGCGCGCTACCTGGCGGCACGCAAGCGGGTCGGGGACATTCCCAGCAGCGCGCAGAGCCAGGCCGTGCTGGCGGAGGTCGACCGCACCCGGCAGATGACCGTGGACATCAACAACCGGGTGATGGATCTGGGCATGCACGGCAAGCCGGATGAGGCGCTGGCCTTGCTGATGGCGCAGTCCGCGCCGTTGACGCAGAAGTGGCAGGACGCCATCGCCCGCTATGCCGATCTGCAGGCCTCGCGCAGCAGCGAGGCCTATGCGGCCGCGACGGCGGCGATGGCGCGTGGGCGCGCTATGCTCATCGCCGGCGGCCTGGCGGTGGTGCTGGTCAGCAGCCTGCTGGCGTGGATGATCACCCGCAGCCTCACCGTGCCGCTGGCCCGCGCCACCCGCGCCGCCGAGGCCATTGCCGACGGGCGCCTGGACAACGACGTGGCTACCGACGCGCGCGACGAACCCGGCCGCCTGCTGCTGGCGATGGGCCGCATGCAGACCCAGTTGCAGCGCTTCTCCCACGAGACCGCGTTGATGATCGAACTGCACGCGGACAAGGACATGCGCCACCGCATGCCGCAGGACTTCCCGGGCGTGTACGGCGAGTTGAGCAAGGGCATCAACACCATGATGTTCGAGCACCTGGACGCGATCGTCGACGCGATCGACGTGCTCAACGAATACGCCAACGGCGACCTGCGCCGCGACGCGCGTCGCCTGCCCGGCAGCCGCGCGGTACTGCACGAATCGATGGATGCGGCCAAGGCCAGCCTGCTGGCGATCAACACCGAGATCAAGCGCCTGGCCGCGGCCGCCGCGGCCGGCGACTTCAGCGCCCGTGGCGACGCCGACCGCTTCCAGCACGACTTCCGGCTGATGGTGCAGGACCTCAACGCGATGATGGAGGTCAGCGATCGCAACCTGGGCAAGCTGTCGTCCCTGCTGCAGTCCATCGCCTCCGGCGACCTGACCGCGCGCATGCAAGGCGACTTCCAGGGCGTGTTCGCGCAGATGCGCGACGACGCCAACGCCACCGCCGACCAGTTGACCGGCATCGTCGGCCGCATCCAGACCGCCGCGGTCAGCATCAATGCCGCTGCCAGCGAGATCGCCACCGGCAACGATGACCTCTCGCGCCGTACCGAGCAGCAGGCCGCCAGCCTGGAAGAAACCGCCGCCTCGATGGAGGAACTGACCTCCACCGTGAAGCAGAACGCCGAACACGCCCGCCAGGCCAACCAGCTGGCCAGCGGCGCAGCGGCGGTGGCCTCGCAGGGCGGCGCGGTGGTCGGCCAGGTGGTCGAGACCATGAGCGGGATCGAGGCCTCGTCGAAGAAGATCGCCGACATCATCGGCGTCATCGACGGCATCGCGTTCCAGACCAACATCCTGGCGCTCAACGCGGCGGTGGAAGCGGCGCGCGCCGGCGAGCAGGGCCGCGGCTTCGCGGTCGTCGCCAGCGAGGTGCGCACCCTGGCGCAGCGTTCGGCCAATGCCGCCAAGGAGATCAAGGCGTTGATCGACGATTCGGTGACCCGCGTCGCCGAGGGCTCGTCGCTGGTCGACCAGGCCGGCAGCACCATGCAGGAGATCGTGGCATCCGTGCAGCGCGTCACCGACATCATGGGCGAGATCTCGGCCGCCTCGCAGGAACAGTCGGCGGGTATCGAGCAGGTCAACCAGACCGTCACCCAGATGGACGAGAGCACCCAGCAGAATGCGGCGCTGGTGGAAGAAGCCACGGCGGCGGCGCGTTCGATGGAGCAGCAATCGGTGGAGCTGACCCAGGCGGTGGCGCTGTTCAAGCTGGAGGGCACGCATGCTGCAGCGCCGTCGCCAGCCCCGTCGCCGTCGCGCGCCAGGAATGTCGCGCCGACGACCACGCGCAGCCCGCGCCCGCAGACCGCGGCCGCGCCGGCACGACGCGCGCCGGCGTTCGCGGCGGCGGTGGCGCTGGACAAGGACTGGCAGGAGTTCTGA
- a CDS encoding amino acid permease: MSHPSAPVPPAAAPALRHALKPRQLIMMGLGSAIGAGLFLGSGVGVHAAGPAVLVSYLVAGALVIIVMNALGEMAAAKPASGAFSVYAADAMGPTAGATVGWLWWLQLVIVIAAEAVGAAGLLATVWPGLPVPLAAIAFMAAFTAINLLGVRNFGEFEFWFAILKVAAIVGFILVGIALLAGWLPGVASPGLSNVTGNGGFAPKGLAGIGAALLVVVFAFGGTEIVAVAAAETADPERSIARAIRTVAWRILVFYIGSLSVIIAVVPWQSEALRSPFAAVLQAANIPGAATGITLIAVIALLSALNANLYGASRMIFSLAQRGEAPRALAASSRQQVPWLAVLASVLFGFVAAVLELLYPNRVLPVLLNIVGATCLLVWTISLLSQLILRARADRAGTRLPFRMRGYPVLTVLALAILALIFGLLVASPDTRTQFLSMAALTAAIALVSGVARRLRAG, translated from the coding sequence ATGTCGCATCCGTCCGCGCCTGTCCCGCCTGCCGCCGCTCCCGCCCTGCGCCATGCGCTGAAACCGCGGCAACTGATCATGATGGGGTTGGGCAGCGCGATCGGCGCCGGCCTGTTCCTGGGCTCCGGCGTCGGCGTGCACGCGGCGGGGCCGGCGGTGCTGGTCTCCTACCTGGTCGCCGGCGCCCTGGTGATCATCGTGATGAACGCGCTGGGCGAAATGGCGGCGGCCAAGCCGGCCAGCGGCGCGTTCTCGGTGTACGCCGCCGATGCGATGGGGCCGACCGCCGGCGCCACCGTGGGCTGGCTGTGGTGGCTGCAACTGGTGATCGTGATCGCCGCCGAGGCGGTGGGCGCCGCCGGCCTGCTGGCGACGGTGTGGCCGGGCCTGCCGGTGCCGCTGGCCGCGATCGCCTTCATGGCCGCCTTCACCGCGATCAACCTGCTGGGCGTGCGCAACTTCGGCGAGTTCGAATTCTGGTTCGCCATCCTCAAGGTCGCGGCGATCGTCGGCTTCATCCTGGTCGGCATCGCACTGCTGGCCGGCTGGCTGCCCGGGGTGGCCTCGCCGGGCCTGTCCAACGTCACCGGCAACGGCGGCTTCGCGCCGAAGGGGCTGGCCGGCATCGGCGCCGCGCTGCTGGTGGTGGTGTTCGCGTTCGGCGGCACCGAGATCGTGGCGGTGGCCGCGGCCGAGACCGCCGACCCGGAGCGCAGCATCGCCCGCGCCATCCGCACCGTGGCCTGGCGCATCCTGGTGTTCTACATCGGCTCGCTGAGCGTGATCATCGCGGTGGTGCCGTGGCAGAGCGAGGCGCTGCGGTCGCCGTTCGCCGCGGTGCTGCAGGCGGCCAACATCCCCGGCGCCGCCACCGGCATCACCCTGATCGCGGTGATCGCGCTGCTGTCGGCGCTCAACGCCAATCTGTACGGCGCCTCGCGGATGATCTTCTCGCTGGCCCAGCGCGGCGAAGCGCCGCGCGCGCTGGCCGCGTCCAGCCGGCAGCAGGTGCCGTGGCTGGCGGTGCTGGCCAGCGTGCTGTTCGGCTTCGTCGCCGCGGTGCTGGAACTGCTGTATCCCAACCGGGTGCTGCCGGTGCTGTTGAACATCGTCGGCGCCACCTGCCTGCTGGTCTGGACGATCTCGCTGCTGTCGCAACTGATCCTGCGCGCGCGCGCCGACCGCGCCGGCACCCGCCTGCCGTTCCGCATGCGCGGCTATCCGGTGCTCACGGTGCTGGCGCTGGCGATCCTGGCGCTGATCTTCGGCCTGCTGGTGGCCTCGCCGGACACCCGCACGCAGTTCCTGTCGATGGCGGCGCTGACCGCGGCCATCGCGCTGGTCAGCGGCGTGGCGCGGCGGCTGCGCGCGGGGTAG
- a CDS encoding arsenic transporter, which produces MSMPGAHTANLATWGICALATAGVIARPFKLPEACWAVGGALLLMALGLMPGGEAWQAVLKGLDVYLFLIGMMLLSETARAEGLFDWVAMHAVNLAKGSTQRLFALVFGVGIVVTAFLSNDATAVVLTPAVYAAARKAGAKPLPLLFACALIANAASFVLPISNPANLVLYGGKMPSLGAWMAAFALPSLLAIGVTFAMLRWAERKDLTGRCAARVDTVPLTRGGTFALVGILATAALLVGVSALGLDLGLPTCLAGLATLGVVCLGGRQSPLPMAKAVSWSVLPLVAGLFVLVEALSRTGVIGLLARTLADAAAQSPQATAGIAGTVLAFGSNLMNNLPAGLIASTTVAQAQPPQLVVDALLIGVDLGPNLSITGSLATILWLTAIRREGEDVGFWRFLKVGALVMPPALLCALGARLLLG; this is translated from the coding sequence ATGAGCATGCCCGGCGCGCACACGGCCAATCTCGCCACCTGGGGCATCTGCGCACTGGCCACGGCCGGGGTGATCGCGCGGCCGTTCAAGCTGCCCGAGGCGTGCTGGGCGGTGGGCGGCGCGCTGCTGCTGATGGCGCTGGGGCTGATGCCCGGCGGCGAGGCCTGGCAGGCGGTGCTCAAGGGCCTGGACGTCTATCTGTTCCTGATCGGCATGATGCTGCTGTCGGAGACCGCCCGCGCCGAAGGCCTGTTCGACTGGGTGGCGATGCATGCGGTGAACCTGGCCAAGGGTTCGACCCAGCGCCTGTTCGCGCTGGTGTTCGGCGTCGGCATCGTGGTCACCGCGTTCCTGTCCAACGACGCCACCGCGGTGGTGCTGACCCCGGCGGTGTACGCGGCCGCGCGCAAGGCCGGGGCCAAGCCGCTGCCGCTGCTGTTCGCCTGCGCGCTGATCGCCAACGCCGCCAGCTTCGTGCTGCCGATTTCCAACCCCGCCAACCTGGTGCTGTACGGCGGCAAGATGCCGAGCCTGGGCGCGTGGATGGCCGCGTTCGCGCTGCCGTCGCTGCTGGCGATCGGGGTGACCTTCGCGATGCTGCGCTGGGCCGAGCGCAAGGACCTGACCGGCCGCTGCGCCGCGCGCGTGGACACGGTGCCGCTGACCCGCGGCGGCACCTTCGCCCTGGTCGGCATCCTCGCCACCGCCGCGCTGCTGGTGGGCGTGTCCGCGCTGGGCCTGGACCTGGGCCTGCCGACCTGCCTGGCCGGCCTGGCCACGCTGGGCGTGGTCTGCCTGGGCGGCCGGCAGTCGCCGCTGCCGATGGCCAAGGCGGTGTCGTGGTCGGTGCTGCCGCTGGTGGCCGGCCTGTTCGTGCTGGTGGAGGCGCTGTCGCGCACCGGCGTGATCGGACTGCTCGCGCGCACCCTGGCCGACGCCGCCGCGCAGTCGCCGCAGGCCACCGCCGGCATCGCCGGCACCGTGCTGGCCTTCGGTTCCAACCTGATGAACAACCTGCCCGCCGGGCTGATCGCCAGCACCACCGTGGCCCAGGCGCAGCCGCCGCAACTGGTGGTGGACGCCCTGCTGATCGGTGTGGACCTGGGCCCGAACCTGTCGATCACCGGCTCGCTGGCAACCATCCTGTGGCTGACCGCGATCCGTCGCGAGGGCGAGGACGTGGGCTTCTGGCGCTTCCTCAAGGTCGGCGCGCTGGTGATGCCGCCGGCGCTGCTGTGCGCGCTGGGCGCGCGCCTGCTGCTGGGCTGA
- a CDS encoding prolyl oligopeptidase family serine peptidase: protein MSMRSLLLLLCLSMVGCSSLPSDPSTGHFVSRQLTLDGRVYRYQVFVPAPAHRQGPVPVVLFLHGSGERGDDGRDQTTSGLGPYLRRHLADFPALVVMPQVPDGEEWNGVNATMALQALDDSSAEFNGDPQRTYLTGMSMGGYGTWEIALKQPQRFAALVPICGAILSPHEDREYLVVTPVAYLADPYSALAQRLRHVPVWIFHGAQDDVVLPHDDRKIVRAFKNLDADVRYTEYPQGNHNAWDATYRDPKMWQWLFAQKRSDAATPTAADN from the coding sequence ATGTCGATGCGTTCGCTGCTGCTTCTGCTGTGTCTGTCGATGGTCGGATGCAGCAGCCTGCCCAGCGACCCGTCCACCGGCCACTTCGTCAGCCGCCAGCTCACCCTCGACGGCCGCGTCTATCGCTACCAGGTGTTCGTGCCGGCGCCGGCGCATCGCCAAGGTCCGGTGCCGGTGGTGCTGTTCCTGCACGGCTCCGGCGAGCGCGGCGACGACGGCCGCGACCAGACCACGTCCGGACTGGGCCCGTACCTGCGCCGCCACCTGGCCGATTTCCCGGCCCTGGTGGTGATGCCGCAGGTGCCCGACGGCGAGGAATGGAACGGCGTCAACGCGACCATGGCGCTGCAGGCGCTGGACGACAGCAGCGCCGAATTCAACGGCGACCCGCAGCGCACCTACCTGACCGGCATGTCGATGGGCGGCTACGGCACCTGGGAGATCGCTCTGAAGCAGCCGCAGCGCTTCGCCGCGCTGGTGCCGATCTGCGGCGCGATCCTGTCCCCGCACGAGGACCGCGAGTACCTGGTGGTGACGCCGGTGGCCTACCTGGCCGATCCCTACAGCGCGCTGGCGCAGCGCCTGCGGCACGTGCCGGTCTGGATCTTCCACGGCGCCCAGGACGACGTGGTGCTGCCGCACGACGACCGCAAGATCGTCCGCGCGTTCAAGAACCTCGACGCCGACGTGCGCTATACCGAGTACCCGCAGGGCAACCACAACGCTTGGGATGCCACCTACCGCGATCCCAAGATGTGGCAGTGGCTGTTCGCGCAGAAGCGCAGCGACGCCGCCACGCCGACCGCCGCCGACAACTGA